A region from the candidate division WOR-3 bacterium genome encodes:
- the dxs gene encoding 1-deoxy-D-xylulose-5-phosphate synthase, whose protein sequence is MSLLTKIKEPKDLKGLTLEQLESLAKEIRAEIVNTCANTGGHVAPSLGVVELTLALYAVFDAERDKIIWDVGHQTYTQKLITGRAKRFKTLRTYHGISGFPKRSESKYDVFDTGHSSTSLSAATGFALARDFRGDNYKIVSVIGDGSLGAGMAFEALNHIGHLKKDIIVVLNDNEHSIGESVGALSQYLNKVITTRTYNRFRDDLWKFLGRFPPYFRDRGRNVAKRMQEGLKGLYAPSIIFEELGFRYIGPLNGHKLGQLIDTLSRLKEVRGPWFVHVVTKKGKGYEHAEKCPEVFHGIGQYCVETGEVKKKSTSYTKVFGDAIVRLAKQNDKIVAISAGMTLGTGLKKFSQEIPGRFFDVGITEQHAVTMAAALALDGYIPVCAIYSTFLQRAYDQIIHDVSLQKAPVIFAVDRAGLVGEDGPTHHGPFDLSYFSCIPNIVVSSPRNGTELIALLKTAVQYRQGPFVIRYPRSSCVLDDEDPAPLSIGTWETICDGRNLVIVATGSMVEEAQGALTILKRKRLRPSLVNARFIKPLDGALLDNLMKKNKTIVTVEENVCHGGLGSLVSEYCGERNARVRVRCIGLPNSYVEHGARQILLKITQLNAEGIAERILSIL, encoded by the coding sequence ATGTCATTACTGACAAAGATCAAAGAACCAAAAGACCTCAAGGGTCTGACGCTTGAGCAACTAGAATCATTGGCCAAAGAAATACGTGCCGAGATAGTCAACACATGCGCGAATACCGGCGGACATGTCGCGCCTTCATTGGGTGTTGTGGAATTAACACTTGCCCTTTATGCAGTTTTCGATGCCGAGCGCGATAAGATCATCTGGGACGTTGGACATCAGACCTACACGCAAAAACTGATCACAGGCCGGGCGAAAAGGTTCAAGACTCTGCGAACGTATCATGGAATTAGCGGTTTTCCCAAACGCAGCGAGTCAAAGTACGATGTTTTCGATACAGGACATTCTTCAACTTCCCTTTCCGCGGCAACCGGGTTTGCCCTGGCTCGCGATTTTCGGGGTGATAATTACAAGATCGTGAGTGTAATAGGCGACGGCTCACTTGGTGCGGGTATGGCTTTTGAAGCTCTCAATCACATCGGTCATTTGAAAAAAGACATAATCGTTGTTCTTAATGATAACGAACATTCGATTGGAGAGAGTGTAGGCGCGCTCTCCCAGTATCTTAATAAGGTCATAACGACGAGAACCTATAATCGTTTTCGAGATGATCTTTGGAAATTTCTCGGACGGTTTCCACCTTATTTCCGTGACCGGGGAAGGAATGTGGCAAAGAGGATGCAAGAAGGTCTCAAAGGACTTTATGCGCCATCGATCATATTTGAAGAGCTGGGATTCAGATATATCGGGCCACTGAACGGTCATAAACTTGGGCAGTTGATAGATACTCTCTCAAGACTAAAAGAGGTTCGCGGTCCATGGTTTGTACATGTCGTAACCAAAAAAGGTAAGGGCTACGAGCATGCCGAAAAATGCCCTGAGGTATTTCACGGAATCGGTCAGTACTGTGTGGAAACCGGTGAGGTGAAGAAGAAATCCACTTCATACACCAAGGTTTTCGGTGACGCAATAGTGCGATTGGCCAAGCAGAACGATAAGATCGTGGCCATCAGTGCGGGGATGACCCTCGGTACCGGTCTAAAAAAATTCAGTCAGGAGATCCCCGGAAGATTTTTCGATGTTGGCATTACTGAGCAGCATGCCGTTACAATGGCTGCTGCACTCGCCCTCGATGGTTACATTCCGGTATGTGCGATATACTCTACTTTCCTGCAGCGTGCTTACGATCAAATCATCCACGATGTGAGTTTACAGAAAGCGCCAGTCATCTTTGCTGTTGACCGGGCTGGACTCGTGGGAGAAGACGGCCCGACGCACCACGGTCCGTTTGACCTGTCTTATTTCAGTTGCATTCCGAATATCGTTGTTTCGTCACCCCGAAACGGGACAGAGCTTATTGCGCTGCTTAAGACGGCGGTGCAATACCGGCAAGGACCTTTTGTGATACGATATCCAAGATCATCCTGCGTGTTGGATGACGAAGATCCTGCCCCGCTGTCGATCGGAACATGGGAAACCATATGTGATGGCAGGAATTTGGTCATCGTAGCCACAGGTTCCATGGTCGAAGAGGCGCAGGGTGCTCTCACAATATTGAAGAGAAAGCGCTTACGTCCGAGCCTTGTCAATGCACGTTTTATAAAGCCTCTCGACGGCGCGTTGCTCGATAATCTGATGAAGAAGAACAAGACTATCGTAACGGTCGAGGAGAATGTGTGTCACGGTGGCTTGGGTAGTCTTGTTTCCGAATATTGCGGCGAGAGGAATGCCAGGGTAAGAGTTCGCTGTATCGGTTTACCAAACAGTTATGTCGAACACGGCGCCAGGCAGATATTGCTGAAAATCACACAGCTTAACGCGGAGGGTATTGCAGAAAGAATTCTTTCAATTTTATGA